The following coding sequences lie in one Lacerta agilis isolate rLacAgi1 chromosome 4, rLacAgi1.pri, whole genome shotgun sequence genomic window:
- the U2AF1 gene encoding splicing factor U2AF 35 kDa subunit isoform X1: MAEYLASIFGTEKDKVNCSFYFKIGACRHGDRCSRLHNKPTFSQTIALLNIYRNPQNSSQSADGLRCAVSDVEMQEHYDEFFEEVFTEMEEKYGEVEEMNVCDNLGDHLVGNVYVKFRREEDAEKAVIDLNNRWFNGQPIHAELSPVTDFREACCRQYEMGECTRGGFCNFMHLKPISRELRRELYGRRRKKHRSRSRSRERRSRSRDRGRGGGGGGGGGGGGGRERDRRRSRDRERSGRF, translated from the exons ATGGCGGAGTATCTGGCCTCCATCTTCGGTACCGAGAAAGACAA AGTCAACTGTTCTTTTTACTTCAAAATCGGAGCATGCCGTCATGGAGACCGGTGTTCTCGCTTGCACAATAAACCAACATTCAGCCAG ACCATTGCCCTCTTGAACATTTACCGTAACCCTCAAAACTCTTCCCAGTCTGCTGACGGTTTGCGCT GTGCTGTGAGCGATGTTGAAATGCAGGAACATTATGATGAATTCTTTGAG GAGGTCTTTACAGAGATGGAAGAAAAGTATGGTGAAGTAGAAGAGATGAATGTCTGTGATAATCTTGGAGATCATCTGGTTGGAAATGTATATGTAAAG TTTCGACGTGAAGAAGATGCAGAAAAGGCAGTGATTGACCTGAACAACCGCTGGTTTAATGGGCAGCCGATACATGCAGAGCTCTCTCCTGTGACAGATTTCAGAGAAGCTTGCTGCCGCCAGTATGAAATGGG GGAGTGTACACGAGGAGGTTTCTGTAACTTTATGCATTTGAAACCCATTTCTCGAGAATTGCGACGTGAGCTGTATGGCCGCCGCCGCAAGAA GCATAGATCCAGGTCAAGGTCCCGTGAACGTCGCTCTAGATCCAGAGATCGTGGtcgtggaggtggaggaggcggtggtggtggtggtggtggtggccgaGAGCGTGATAGAAGGCGGTCAAGAGATCGTGAAAGATCTGGACGATTCTGA
- the U2AF1 gene encoding splicing factor U2AF 35 kDa subunit isoform X2, translated as MAEYLASIFGTEKDKVNCSFYFKIGACRHGDRCSRLHNKPTFSQTILIQNIYRNPQNSAQTADGSHCAVSDVEMQEHYDEFFEEVFTEMEEKYGEVEEMNVCDNLGDHLVGNVYVKFRREEDAEKAVIDLNNRWFNGQPIHAELSPVTDFREACCRQYEMGECTRGGFCNFMHLKPISRELRRELYGRRRKKHRSRSRSRERRSRSRDRGRGGGGGGGGGGGGGRERDRRRSRDRERSGRF; from the exons ATGGCGGAGTATCTGGCCTCCATCTTCGGTACCGAGAAAGACAA AGTCAACTGTTCTTTTTACTTCAAAATCGGAGCATGCCGTCATGGAGACCGGTGTTCTCGCTTGCACAATAAACCAACATTCAGCCAG accatcttgattcaaaacatCTATCGTAATCCCCAAAACAGTGCACAGACGGCTGACGGCTCACACT GTGCTGTGAGCGATGTTGAAATGCAGGAACATTATGATGAATTCTTTGAG GAGGTCTTTACAGAGATGGAAGAAAAGTATGGTGAAGTAGAAGAGATGAATGTCTGTGATAATCTTGGAGATCATCTGGTTGGAAATGTATATGTAAAG TTTCGACGTGAAGAAGATGCAGAAAAGGCAGTGATTGACCTGAACAACCGCTGGTTTAATGGGCAGCCGATACATGCAGAGCTCTCTCCTGTGACAGATTTCAGAGAAGCTTGCTGCCGCCAGTATGAAATGGG GGAGTGTACACGAGGAGGTTTCTGTAACTTTATGCATTTGAAACCCATTTCTCGAGAATTGCGACGTGAGCTGTATGGCCGCCGCCGCAAGAA GCATAGATCCAGGTCAAGGTCCCGTGAACGTCGCTCTAGATCCAGAGATCGTGGtcgtggaggtggaggaggcggtggtggtggtggtggtggtggccgaGAGCGTGATAGAAGGCGGTCAAGAGATCGTGAAAGATCTGGACGATTCTGA
- the U2AF1 gene encoding splicing factor U2AF 35 kDa subunit isoform X3 — translation METGVLACTINQHSARQLDFKKNDTNTILIQNIYRNPQNSAQTADGSHCAVSDVEMQEHYDEFFEEVFTEMEEKYGEVEEMNVCDNLGDHLVGNVYVKFRREEDAEKAVIDLNNRWFNGQPIHAELSPVTDFREACCRQYEMGECTRGGFCNFMHLKPISRELRRELYGRRRKKHRSRSRSRERRSRSRDRGRGGGGGGGGGGGGGRERDRRRSRDRERSGRF, via the exons ATGGAGACCGGTGTTCTCGCTTGCACAATAAACCAACATTCAGCCAG ACAACTTGATTTTAAGAAGAACGATACAAAT accatcttgattcaaaacatCTATCGTAATCCCCAAAACAGTGCACAGACGGCTGACGGCTCACACT GTGCTGTGAGCGATGTTGAAATGCAGGAACATTATGATGAATTCTTTGAG GAGGTCTTTACAGAGATGGAAGAAAAGTATGGTGAAGTAGAAGAGATGAATGTCTGTGATAATCTTGGAGATCATCTGGTTGGAAATGTATATGTAAAG TTTCGACGTGAAGAAGATGCAGAAAAGGCAGTGATTGACCTGAACAACCGCTGGTTTAATGGGCAGCCGATACATGCAGAGCTCTCTCCTGTGACAGATTTCAGAGAAGCTTGCTGCCGCCAGTATGAAATGGG GGAGTGTACACGAGGAGGTTTCTGTAACTTTATGCATTTGAAACCCATTTCTCGAGAATTGCGACGTGAGCTGTATGGCCGCCGCCGCAAGAA GCATAGATCCAGGTCAAGGTCCCGTGAACGTCGCTCTAGATCCAGAGATCGTGGtcgtggaggtggaggaggcggtggtggtggtggtggtggtggccgaGAGCGTGATAGAAGGCGGTCAAGAGATCGTGAAAGATCTGGACGATTCTGA
- the U2AF1 gene encoding splicing factor U2AF 35 kDa subunit isoform X4 produces MQEHYDEFFEEVFTEMEEKYGEVEEMNVCDNLGDHLVGNVYVKFRREEDAEKAVIDLNNRWFNGQPIHAELSPVTDFREACCRQYEMGECTRGGFCNFMHLKPISRELRRELYGRRRKKHRSRSRSRERRSRSRDRGRGGGGGGGGGGGGGRERDRRRSRDRERSGRF; encoded by the exons ATGCAGGAACATTATGATGAATTCTTTGAG GAGGTCTTTACAGAGATGGAAGAAAAGTATGGTGAAGTAGAAGAGATGAATGTCTGTGATAATCTTGGAGATCATCTGGTTGGAAATGTATATGTAAAG TTTCGACGTGAAGAAGATGCAGAAAAGGCAGTGATTGACCTGAACAACCGCTGGTTTAATGGGCAGCCGATACATGCAGAGCTCTCTCCTGTGACAGATTTCAGAGAAGCTTGCTGCCGCCAGTATGAAATGGG GGAGTGTACACGAGGAGGTTTCTGTAACTTTATGCATTTGAAACCCATTTCTCGAGAATTGCGACGTGAGCTGTATGGCCGCCGCCGCAAGAA GCATAGATCCAGGTCAAGGTCCCGTGAACGTCGCTCTAGATCCAGAGATCGTGGtcgtggaggtggaggaggcggtggtggtggtggtggtggtggccgaGAGCGTGATAGAAGGCGGTCAAGAGATCGTGAAAGATCTGGACGATTCTGA
- the CRYAA gene encoding alpha-crystallin A chain, which yields MDITIQHPWFKRALGPLIPSRLFDQFFGEGLFEYDLLPLLSSTISPYYRQSLFRTVLESGVSEVRSDRDKFTIFLDVKHFAPEDLSVKVIEDFVEIHGKHSERQDDHGYISREFHRRYRFPSNVDQAAITCSLSADGMLTFSAPKVQSNTDPSHSERPIPVSREEKPTSAPSS from the exons ATGGATATTACCATTCAGCACCCCTGGTTCAAACGGGCTCTTGGACCTTTAATTCCAAGCCGTTTGTTTGATCAGTTTTTTGGAGAAGGTCTTTTTGAATATGATCTCCTGCCTTTGCTTTCCTCGACCATCAGCCCATACTACAGGCAATCTCTCTTCCGCACTGTTCTGGAGTCAGGTGTCTCTGAG GTAAGATCTGACCGGGACAAGTTTACAATCTTTTTGGATGTAAAACATTTCGCTCCCGAAGATTTGAGTGTGAAGGTCATTGAAGACTTTGTGGAAATTCATGGCAAACACAGTGAGAGACAG GATGACCATGGGTATATTTCCCGTGAATTCCACCGTCGGTACCGCTTCCCATCCAACGTGGACCAAGCGGCCATCACCTGCTCTCTCTCTGCTGATGGCATGCTGACCTTCTCGGCTCCCAAGGTCCAGTCCAACACTGACCCCAGCCACAGCGAGAGACCCATCCCTGTATCCCGTGAGGAGAAGCCAACCTCGGCTCCTTCTTCTTAG